From the Phyllopteryx taeniolatus isolate TA_2022b chromosome 16, UOR_Ptae_1.2, whole genome shotgun sequence genome, one window contains:
- the bcat2 gene encoding branched-chain-amino-acid aminotransferase, mitochondrial produces MAAFRSVVRRRLSQTLRLVLAPRRLTSSFKAADLGIERNPKCAPKPDPSSLVFGKQFSDHMLTARWTADGGWEAPRIQPFQNISLHPASSALHYSIELFEGMKAFRGADDRVRLFRPMLNMERMHRSAERSCLPTFDKGELLECIKKLVELDQEWVPYSQDASLYIRPTFIGTEPSLGVTRASQALLFVIVGPVGPYFATGAFNPVSLLADPSFVRAWKGGVGAYKMGGNYGPTIAVQNEAVQRGCQQVLWLYGDNEEITEVGTMNLFIFWTNQNGEKELVTPPLDGIILPGVTRQSLLDLARTWDEFQVTERTMSMKELLGAVDAGRVLEVFGAGTACVVCPVGSLLYKGQTYNIPTMQNGPDLAKRFYKELTDIQYGRKASEWAPVVA; encoded by the exons ATGGCAGCCTTCCGGTCG GTGGTCCGAAGAAGATTGAGTCAGACGCTTCGTTTAGTTTTGGCACCGCGCCGCCTCACCAGCTCCTTTAAG GCCGCCGACCTCGGCATCGAGCGCAACCCGAAATGCGCGCCCAAGCCCGACCCGTCCTCGCTGGTGTTCGGGAAGCAGTTCTCGGACCACATGCTGACCGCGCGGTGGACGGCTGACGGCGGCTGGGAGGCGCCACGTATCCAACCCTTCCAGAACATTTCGCTGCACCCAGCCAGCTCTGCTCTGCACTACTCCATCGAG CTGTTTGAAGGCATGAAGGCATTCCGCGGCGCGGACGACCGCGTGCGTCTCTTTCGGCCGATGCTCAACATGGAGCGCATGCACCGCAGCGCCGAGCGCAGCTGTCTGCCC acattcGACAAAGGTGAACTGCTGGAGTGCATCAAGAAGCTGGTGGAGTTGGACCAGGAGTGGGTTCCATACTCCCAGGATGCCAGCCTCTACATTCGGCCCACCTTCATCGGTACTGAG CCGTCGCTGGGCGTGACTCGGGCCAGCCAAGCCTTGCTGTTCGTAATCGTGGGCCCGGTGGGACCGTACTTCGCCACGGGCGCCTTCAACCCCGTCTCGCTGCTGGCCGACCCGTCGTTCGTGCGGGCCTGGAAGGGGGGAGTCGGCGCCTACAAGATGGGAGG GAACTACGGTCCAACCATCGCAGTTCAGAATGAGGCAGTTCAGCGCGGCTGCCAGCAAGTTCTGTGGCTCTACGGCGACAACGAGGAGATCACCGAGGTCGGCACCATGAACCTCTTCATCTTCTGGACCAACCAAAACGGAG aGAAAGAGTTGGTGACACCGCCTCTGGACGGCATCATCCTTCCCGGAGTCACCAGACAGTCTCTGCTGGACCTGGCCCGTACCTGG GACGAGTTCCAAGTGACAGAGCGCACGATGAGCATGAAGGAGCTGCTGGGCGCTGTGGACGCCGGCCGGGTTCTGGAGGTGTTTGGCGCCGGAACCGCCTGCGTGGTGTGTCCAGTGGGCAGCCTCCTCTACAAGGGccag ACATACAACATCCCAACCATGCAGAACGGACCCGACTTGGCCAAGAGGTTCTACAAAGAGCTCACCGATATCCAG TACGGACGTAAGGCCAGCGAATGGGCGCCTGTGGTGgcttaa
- the LOC133466605 gene encoding potassium voltage-gated channel subfamily A member 7-like: MASPDKDGGSKDKHPSEDEEKWAKDEHNQQEKESGKVVVPPSGRDTKRGKRRTPCRSGWALTERLAINVSGMRYETQLRTVAQFPKSLLGDPRKRLRYFDPVRNEIFLDRSRVCFEAILYFYQSGGRLRRPANVPRDVFLEELRFYQLGEDILERFKEDEGFPKEEERALPSGKLRRRLWMLFEYPESSSAARIIAIVSVLVIIISILIFCLETLPEFRNEREQRERFTSVLHSAVSNESLPHSAVFSPFQDPFFIVETICICWFSFELIMRFSCSPSKTHFFKDVMNTIDFFAIIPYFVTLGTELARDKGAQPSVSLALIRVIRLVRVFRIFKLSRHSKGLQILGQTLKASLRELALLIFFLFIGVILFSSAVYFAEVDRPDTNFTSIPEAFWWAVVSMTTVGYGDMYPETVGGKLVGSMCAIAGVLTISLPVPVIVSNFSYFYHREMERDDTSVYQHVSTSIWEDDDEDNEEELDEGPEDIGESTPLYGRNSKADGDLGRVNFLLREPLVTQV; the protein is encoded by the exons ATGGCAAGCCCAGACAAGGACGGCGGGAGCAAAGACAAGCATCCGTCCGAGGACGAGGAAAAATGGGCCAAAGACGAGCACAATCAGCAGGAGAAGGAGAGCGGGAAGGTGGTGGTGCCGCCCTCGGGTAGGGACACCAAGCGGGGCAAGCGGCGCACCCCATGCAGGAGCGGCTGGGCCCTGACTGAGCGTTTGGCCATCAACGTGTCGGGCATGCGTTATGAAACCCAGCTGCGCACCGTCGCTCAGTTCCCCAAGTCCTTACTAGGAGACCCCCGTAAGCGGCTGCGCTACTTCGACCCCGTGCGGAACGAGATATTCCTGGACCGCAGTCGGGTGTGCTTCGAGGCCATCCTGTACTTTTACCAGTCAGGCGGTAGACTGCGGCGGCCCGCCAACGTGCCGCGCGATGTGTTCTTGGAGGAGCTGCGCTTCTACCAGCTGGGTGAAGACATCCTGGAACGTTTTAAGGAGGACGAGGGCTTCCCCAAGGAGGAGGAGCGAGCTCTGCCCAGCGGGAAGCTGCGACGCCGGCTATGGATGCTCTTCGAGTATCCTGAGTCATCCAGTGCTGCCCGCATCATTGCCATCGTTAGCGTGTTGGTCATCATCATCTCCATCCTCATCTTCTGCCTGGAGACCCTTCCTGAGTTCAGGAACGAGAGGGAGCAGAGAGAG AGGTTCACTAGCGTTCTTCACTCAGCCGTAAGCAACGAGAGCCTCCCACACTCGGCAGTGTTTTCCCCCTTCCAGGATCCCTTCTTCATCGTGGAGACCATCTGTATCTGCTGGTTCTCCTTTGAGCTCATTATGCGCTTCAGTTGCTCCCCCAGCAAGACACACTTCTTCAAGGACGTCATGAACACCATCGACTTCTTCGCTATCATTCCTTATTTCGTCACACTGGGCACGGAGCTGGCCAGGGACAAAGGGGCGCAGCCCTCTGTGTCATTAGCCCTGATCCGCGTCATCCGGCTAGTGAGGGTTTTCAGAATCTTCAAGTTATCCCGACACTCCAAAGGTCTCCAGATCCTGGGCCAGACGCTGAAGGCCAGCCTGCGAGAACTTGCCCTGCTCATCTTCTTTCTCTTCATCGGCGTCATCCTCTTCTCCAGCGCTGTCTATTTCGCAGAGGTGGACCGCCCGGACACGAATTTCACCAGCATCCCGGAGGCCTTCTGGTGGGCTGTGGTTTCCATGACGACAGTGGGCTACGGCGACATGTATCCCGAGACGGTAGGCGGAAAATTGGTGGGCTCCATGTGTGCCATTGCCGGCGTGCTCACCATCTCACTGCCTGTGCCTGTCATCGTGTCCAACTTCAGCTACTTCTACCACCGCGAGATGGAACGGGACGACACAAGCGTGTACCAACACGTGTCCACGTCCATTTGGGAAGATGATGACGAAGATAAcgaggaagagctggatgaagggCCTGAGGACATAGGAGAAAGCACACCACTCTATGGAAGGAACAGCAAAGCAGATGGAGATCTTGGTCGGGTGAACTTTCTTCTCAGAGAACCTCTGGTCACTCAGGTGTGA